TCAAGCCGTCTGCCCTAATCTAACTGTTTCTTCAGTTCGTGCAGCAGATTCAGCGCCTCCAGCGGCGTAAGCCGATTCAGATCGGCATCACGTATGCGATCCACAACCGTATTCGATAGCGGCGTAAAAATGGTTAACTGAGCCGCACGTGGCGTGCGCTCCTCTACGGCGGCAAGATGATGCGTCGCCTCGCGTTCGGCGTTCTCATGCTCGGCTAGCACCTCGCGCGCTCGCGCGATTACTTCCGCAGGCAAGCCCGCCAGCTTTGCCACTTCGATTCCGTAGCTCTTATCTGCAGCGCCCTTTTCCACCTTGCGCAGAAAGACGATTCCGCCGCCGCTCTCCTTCACCGATACGTGATAGTTCTTTACGCCTTTGAGCAGTTCTTCCAAGTCCGTCAGTTCGTGGTAATGCGTCGCGAACAGCGTCTTCGACCGCGTCCTCGCGTGTATAAACTCAATTGCAGCCCACGCAATTGCCAGTCCATCATAGGTCGCAGTGCCGCGTCCAATTTCATCCAGCAGGATCAGCGATTGCGGCGTGGCAGTATTCAGGATCGCCGCCGTCTCCGTCATCTCCACCATAAAGGTCGAACGCCCGCGCGCCAGATTGTCACTGGCGCCGATGCGCGTAAAAATGCGGTCCACTACGCTGAGCCGCGCCTGTCGCGCAGGCACGAACGAACCCATCTGCGCCATCAGCACGGTTAGCGCAGACTGCCGCAGGTAGGTGGATTTGCCTCCCATGTTCGGGCCAGTCAACACCATCACCGCGTGACTCGAGTTGTTCAGGTAAAGATCGTTCGGAACGAACCGGTCGTTGCTGCCCGTCAGCTCGGCTTGTTCGATGACCGGATGCCGACCGCCGGCAATTTCTATGTCGCCGCTTTCGTCGAACTTCGGGCGACAGTAGTTCCGCACCGCCGCCAAATTCGCCAGCGCTGCCAGGACATCAACTTCCGCCAGCGCCAAGGCCGTCTGCCGTACGCGCTTTGCCTGTGCCGTTATGCGCAGTCGCAGCTCGGCAAACAATCGCCGCTCCAGCTCGACGATCTTCTCCTGCGCGTCCAGCACCTTCGTTTCATATTCTTTAAGTTCGGGAGTTGTGAAACGCTCTGCGTTGACCAGCGTCTGCTTACGCTCGTAGTCCTGCGGGGCAAGGTGCGAATTCACCTTGCTTAACTCAATGTAGTAACCGAAGACGTTGTTGAACTTGACCTTCAACGAACCGATGCCGGTGCGCTCGCGCTCCCGCTGCTCAATCTGAGCGATGTATTGCTTGCCATTGCGGCTCAGGTTTCTCAGCTCATCGAGTTCGGCATCAACGCCGGAGCGAATTACTCCACCATCGGCCAGCGTCAGTGGAGGCTCCGCCTCGATCGTGCGCTCCATGTCTTCGCGCAAATCGACCAGCTCGTCCATCGCCGTGTGCAGCGCTTGCAGGCGTTCTGAATTGAGGCGCGATGCCGCCGTCCGAACTCGCGGCAGTTTCGCCAGCGATGCGGCCAGCGCGATCACATCTCTCGGATTCGCCGTTTCGAGAGTTACGCGGCTCAACAGTCGCTCGATGTCCAGAATGCCGTCCATCGCGCGGCGCAGTTCTTCGCGCGCGATCGTGTCCTTCACCCCGGCTTCCACCGCGTCCAGCCTGCGCTCGATCTCGGGGCGTTCGATGGACGGCCGCAGTATCCATGACCTCAGCAGCCGCTTGCCCATCGGCGTTACCGTGCAATCGATTGCCCGGAATAACGTTATGTTGTCGCCGGCGCCCGCGAACAGTGGCTCAACCAGCTCCAGGTTCCGAACTGTCACTGCGTCCAGCACCAGGCAGCTTTGCCGTTCGTAGAACCCAATGCGATCCACGTGGTCGAGCGAACCACGCTGCGTGCTGCGTACATAGTGCAGAATCGCTCCCGCAGCAATCGCCGCCGCCGGACGTCCAGCTAGGCCGAACCCCTCCAGCGACAACACTCCGAAATGGTTTTCAACCAGCGGAATCGCGTAGTCAGCCGCGAAGATCCAATCTTCGAGCGGCGTCTCCGCCCAGCGAACGCCCGAGGTCAATTCCGGCGCGGCCAATATCGGTGCAGCCGCCGCCTGCGCTACTCCAGTGAGTTGCGGAGCCTTACGCAGCACTTCAAAGAGCGGCAGGGAACTGGCAAACAACAACTCCCTTGCCCTGAGCGTTTGCAACTCTTCCACCGCGCGCCGATCCGCATCGTCACCGGTGAACTCGGTTGCACAAAATTCTCCGGTCGAAAGATCCAGCGCGGCGAAACCAACCGCTGTGCCCTTACGCGCCACGGCGGCTAGAAAGTTGTTTT
This genomic interval from Clostridia bacterium contains the following:
- the mutS gene encoding DNA mismatch repair protein MutS; protein product: MTEPTTPLMRQHAQIKREHPTALLFFRVGDFYELFLEDAVVAARELQITLTSRSKDSGVAVPMCGVPYHAAENYVAKLIRKGYKVAICDQVEDPKLTKKLVRREVTRVMTPGTALDSQAGSEENNFLAAVARKGTAVGFAALDLSTGEFCATEFTGDDADRRAVEELQTLRARELLFASSLPLFEVLRKAPQLTGVAQAAAAPILAAPELTSGVRWAETPLEDWIFAADYAIPLVENHFGVLSLEGFGLAGRPAAAIAAGAILHYVRSTQRGSLDHVDRIGFYERQSCLVLDAVTVRNLELVEPLFAGAGDNITLFRAIDCTVTPMGKRLLRSWILRPSIERPEIERRLDAVEAGVKDTIAREELRRAMDGILDIERLLSRVTLETANPRDVIALAASLAKLPRVRTAASRLNSERLQALHTAMDELVDLREDMERTIEAEPPLTLADGGVIRSGVDAELDELRNLSRNGKQYIAQIEQRERERTGIGSLKVKFNNVFGYYIELSKVNSHLAPQDYERKQTLVNAERFTTPELKEYETKVLDAQEKIVELERRLFAELRLRITAQAKRVRQTALALAEVDVLAALANLAAVRNYCRPKFDESGDIEIAGGRHPVIEQAELTGSNDRFVPNDLYLNNSSHAVMVLTGPNMGGKSTYLRQSALTVLMAQMGSFVPARQARLSVVDRIFTRIGASDNLARGRSTFMVEMTETAAILNTATPQSLILLDEIGRGTATYDGLAIAWAAIEFIHARTRSKTLFATHYHELTDLEELLKGVKNYHVSVKESGGGIVFLRKVEKGAADKSYGIEVAKLAGLPAEVIARAREVLAEHENAEREATHHLAAVEERTPRAAQLTIFTPLSNTVVDRIRDADLNRLTPLEALNLLHELKKQLD